Within Candidatus Binataceae bacterium, the genomic segment GTTCGCGGACGAGCACCTCGGGCTCATTGCCGAGACTGCGGCCGAGGATCGGGATCGCGGCGGGATTGCCGCTATTGCCGAGCGCGATCGCGGCGTTGCGCAGCAGACCGCGACGTTTGGCGCGCCGAAGTGCGCTGCGGCCGTAGCGTCGGCGAAAGCCCTCGTCGTCGAGCGCCATCAGCTCGCCTAACCCGGGCATCAGCGCGTCGCTGACCACGGCGGCCTTGGCGGCGTCGCCATTCCACGGACAGACCGCCTGACAGATGTCGCAGCCGAAGATCCAGTTGCCGAGCTTGGGCCGTAATTCGACGGGAATCGGCCCGCGATGCTCGATCGTCAGGTAGGAGATGCACAGCCGCGGTTCAAGGAGATAGCCGTCGGCGAGGGCGGCGGTCGGACAAAAATCGAGACATTGGCGACACGTTCCGCAATGGTCGCGATAGGGTTCGCCCGCCGATTCGAATTCGAGATCGGTGAAGATCTCGGCAATAAAGAAGTAGGAACCGACGTAGCGATTGATGAGATTGGTGTTGCGCCCGAACCATCCGAGGCGCGCTGCGGCCGCCCATTCGCGCTCGAAGACCGGGCCGGTATCGACGTAAACCCGCGCGACGGCTTCGGGACGGAGGGCGCGCATCTGTTCGACGACCATGCGCGCGCGTTCGATTACGACATCGTGATAATCCTCGCCGAGCGCGTAGGCGGCGATACGTCCGCGCAACTCCGCGCGCCAGTCGCAAGAGGGCGGGGCCGGCGCCGCGTAAGGAAAGGCGAGACTGATGACGGAGCGCAGCCGCGGATCGAGGCGGCGCGGATCAAAGCGCCGTTCCGGCTCGCGCGCCAGCCACGCCATCTCGGCCGGGCGGCCTTCGTCAATCCAGGTGCGGAAAAAGCCCTCGCGATGATCGAGCCGACGGAGCGGCGCGAAGCCAGCGAGCACGAAGCCGGCCGCATTCGCGGCTGCGGTAATCTCGCGCTCGAGCGCCTTCATCGTCTAGATGCGCCTTACAGGCGCCGGCGATGCGGTTTGCCGCCGCGGTTTACTGCTTCGAGAGTCGCTTGCGATCGTCGTCGTCAGCGGCGCCATAAAGGCGCGGGCATTTCTCCGCCAGCCAGCGCTTGCTGACCGCGTCTTCGAGCGCGCGGCCGTCGCCGTCGACCGCCCAGGTGCCGACATGGAGAATCGTGAAATTACAGAAGCGGCGGCCGCAAAAGCGGCACGCAAATGCGAGCCTGGACCCGCGTGCGGCGGACCAGTCGAGCATCTTCACCTTGAAGTCATGCGTATCCCAAGGCTTTCGTTCCAGTCCCTGCATCGTCGATCGTCCTCCCCAATTTCTCCAACCAAGTCCCCAACGACTCCAAACAGGCTCGATCCGTCGGATTAACGCGCGGCCCCGCTGTTTCGTGCGCGGCCATTTTTCTGGGAGGGATCGGGCTCGAGCGTGATCCGTTGTCCCTTGAGCTCCGAATTGCTCAGCAGACTAAAAGCGACGGCGACGTCGGCGAGCTCGGCCATCTCGACAAAGCCGAAGCCGCGACAGCGTCCCGAAGTTTTATCGCTGATCGCGAGCGCGCCGACCACTTCGCCCGCGCGCGAGAAATGCGATACCAGATCGTTGCTGGTAACCGAACTGGCAAGGTTGCCGACATAGATTTTCACATTTTACCAACTTTCATTTGTTTCAGACCGACTTTGATACCTCGTGCCGGCGGGCATCTTGCACGAGAGCATCTAAAGGCGAGGTGCTTCCAGCTTATGCCCGCGGGTTGGCAAAAGATATGGGCCCGCCAGAATCTGCGATGCCGCGTGCGCCATCGCGTACTCCGGCGCCTGCGGCATTTCCCGCTATCATCGGCGATCAAAAACAGTTATGGTTGTCCCGTAACGCTTGGTTCGTTCCCTTCACCCAGCCCGGGAATAGGCCCGGGTTCTCTGTTCGGAGCTCCCCAGCCTAACTTTCGGAGGGCAAGGAATGCCCAGCAAATTATATGTAGGCAATCTGGCCTACGCAGTTACTAACAGCGACCTGGAAGAGCTATTCTCACAAGTCGGCCAGGTCCAAAGCGCCGCCGTGATCACGGACAAATACTCAGGCCAATCGAAGGGTTTCGGCTTTGTCGAGATGGCGACCTCGGAGGAGGCGAGTAAGGCGATTCAGCAGTTCAACGATACCGAGCTCAAGGGCAGAAATATCAAGGTGAACGAGGCCAAGCCGCGTGAGTCGAGCTTTGGCGGAGGGGGTGGCGGCGGGGGCCGCGGACGCAGTGGCGGCGGAGGTGGTGGTGGCGGCGGGGGCCGCGACCGCTGGTAATGCGCTAGCGGAGCGCGGGCTGCCGCGCGAAACGAGCAGGCGAGTCTGCGAGCTGCGCAAGATTTTAGCTAGGGATCGATATGAAAACGGCGGGCCACGGCCCGCCGTTTTCTTTTCTGCTAATAAATTTATTCGTTCCATCGATGCTGCTTGCTGCGAGCCGCCCTTAGGTGTAACCAGTCATCTGTTGAGTGACGTTCACAGATTATCGTGTTAGGGGGCTTCTCAGGGGAATCGTTAGGATACCAGGGACATGGATCCGTGCTGTCGGCACTTCGACGCGAGGGTGTCCGCGCGCGACTATCGGCGCGATGCTCGCGCTGAGTGTCGCGATGCTCGTCTGCCCGCCCGCAGCCTCGCCGCTAGTGAGTCTGTACTGTACTCGTTCCAAGGCGGCAAGGACGGGAGCTTTCCCGGCGGAAACATCGTCATGAACGAGAGCGGTGTGCTTTACGGCGCGACTGCACAAGGCGGTGGTACAGGCTGTGTGAGCCGGTTCACCACCGGCTCCGGTTGTGGCACGGTGTTTTCACTGACGCCACCGGCGATGTCAGGCGGCGTTTGGAATGAAACCGTCATCCATGCCTTTCCCTTTTCCCATGGCGGGGATGGTCCTCAAGGTGTCGTGTTCGGCCCAAACGGCAGTTTACTTGGTACGACCTCCGGCGGCACTTTGGAACAGATGGGGCAGGGCACGATTTTCAAACTCACGCCGCCGTCAACTTCCGGCGGGATCTGGAACTCGTCCGTCCAGCATTCCTTTCCTTCTTTCGCCGGCGA encodes:
- the queG gene encoding tRNA epoxyqueuosine(34) reductase QueG, with the translated sequence MKALEREITAAANAAGFVLAGFAPLRRLDHREGFFRTWIDEGRPAEMAWLAREPERRFDPRRLDPRLRSVISLAFPYAAPAPPSCDWRAELRGRIAAYALGEDYHDVVIERARMVVEQMRALRPEAVARVYVDTGPVFEREWAAAARLGWFGRNTNLINRYVGSYFFIAEIFTDLEFESAGEPYRDHCGTCRQCLDFCPTAALADGYLLEPRLCISYLTIEHRGPIPVELRPKLGNWIFGCDICQAVCPWNGDAAKAAVVSDALMPGLGELMALDDEGFRRRYGRSALRRAKRRGLLRNAAIALGNSGNPAAIPILGRSLGNEPEVLVREHAAWALGQFSDRAARRELDRARVREQSPAVQLAIMQALAEVLP
- a CDS encoding RNA-binding protein, which translates into the protein MKIYVGNLASSVTSNDLVSHFSRAGEVVGALAISDKTSGRCRGFGFVEMAELADVAVAFSLLSNSELKGQRITLEPDPSQKNGRARNSGAAR
- a CDS encoding RNA-binding protein translates to MPSKLYVGNLAYAVTNSDLEELFSQVGQVQSAAVITDKYSGQSKGFGFVEMATSEEASKAIQQFNDTELKGRNIKVNEAKPRESSFGGGGGGGGRGRSGGGGGGGGGGRDRW